GGCGTTCCTGAGGCCCCCGAGTTCGTGAGGAGGCGGCAGTGAAGCAGAAGCACAAGAAACGCGGGCGAGTGCTTCTCATCGAGGACGACGAGCTCAATCTGGAGTTGGTGCAGATCGTCCTCGAGGGCGCGGGTTTCGAGGTGCTGAGTGCGCCGGCCGCGGCCGCGGGCATCGACATCGCCCGCAAAGCGGCACCCGACGTCATCCTAATGGACGTGCAGATGCCGGACATGGACGGCCTGGATGCGACGCGCATCCTCCGCGCCGACCCCGACACTGCCCGGATCCCCATCATCGCAGTGACGGCGCATGTGAAGAAGGAAGATCAGATGCGCTGTCTCGAAGCCGGCTGCACTCTCCATCTGTCCAAGCCCGTCGATACGCGCACGCTCCCGGAAATCGTGGAGCGCGTCATCGGCGCGACGGCGGAGCATGTCGCATGAGGCATGAGGATGCACGCAGCCCGTCGGCCGGGCTGCCCGGCCGATTTACGCCCACCTGGGGCGAGGGGGATCGTGTCGGACCCTCGGGGGCCGAGCCCACGGCCCGGGCAGAAGACGCCCAGCAAGGCGCTTGCATCCTCGTGGTCGACGACAACGCTCTCAACTGCGAGCTCTTCGAAGCCATGCTGGTGCCCGAGGGCTACCGGGTGGAGCAAGCTTTTTCCGGCCCGGAAGCGCTGGCACTGGCCGAGCGCCTTCGCCCCGACATGATCCTCCTCGACGTGAACATGCCGGGGATGGACGGCTTCGAGGTGGCGCGCCGGCTGCGGGCAGGGGAGTCGACTCGTCTCATCCCGATCGTCATGGTCACGGCGTTGGGCGACCTCGATCATCGCGTGCGGGGTCTCGAAGCCGGCGCCGACGACTATCTGGCGAAACCCGTCAGTCAGGCCGAACTCGTGGCGCGGGTGCAGAGCACGCTCCGGCTCACCTACTTGCACCGGCAGGTCGACGAGAGGCAGAAGCTGGAGCTCGTTCTCGGTGACGTGAGCGACGGCATCCTCATCCTCGACGCCCAGGGGCGGGTCCGCGAAGTGAGTCCGAGCGCGCGCCGCTGGCTCGAGCTCCCTCGCGACGTGCAGCACCTCACCGAGGCCTGGGGCCGCCTCGAGGGCGCTCCGGACGATCTCGACATTGCGATTCGTCGGGGGGAAGCGCGGGATTTCGTCCTCGAACGGTCGGAGCCGCCGCTCTTCCTGCGCGCCTCGTTGCGTCCCGTGCGCGACCCTCAGGGGAACGCGACGGGAGCGGTACTTTCGGTGCGCGATGTCACCAGGGAGCGGCTCGAGCACAAGCTGCAGCAGGACGTCCTTTCCCTGATGAGCCACAAGCTGCGCACGCCCCTCACGGTGGTGACGTCGTGGACCGAGGTGCTCCTCGAAGGCGGCTGCGGCGAGTTGCAGGAACCGCAGAAGCAGGCGCTCGGCGCCATCGCCGGCGCCGCCACCCAACTGCGGTCGGTGCTGGACGGCATCTTCACCCACATGGAGTGGACACGGCGCTTGCAGCACCTGAAGCGCCGCCGGGTGGGGTTCGCGGCGATCGCAGCGGAGCTGCAGAGCAAGGTGCACCAGCACCTGGGCGAGAAAGCCCCGGTGACGGTGAAGGCCGCAGAGGGCGAGATCGTCGTCGACCACGGCCTGTTCGTGGACGCGCTGCTGGAACTGGTGCGCAACGCCGTCAAGTTCGGGGGCCCGGCCGTCCAGGTCCACGTGCACCTGCATCGGGACGCCCAGGGCCCCGTGGTCGAAGTGAGCGACAACGGTTTGGGCATCCCGGCAGAACACCTGGAACGTATCTTCGAACGCTTCTATCAGGTAGAACCTGAGTTCACCGGTCAAATTCATGGACTCGGCCTCGGGCTTTCCATGGTGAAGCGCGCCATGGATGGCATGGGCGCCGTGCTCTCGGTCCACAGTCAGCTGCAGCGGGGCACGCGCTTCACCATCCGCTTTTGACACCCAGTCAAATCAATCGTCCAAATCAATAGCCACGTCGCGTCGCTTGACTCTGCTCGAGTGGCTGGCTATATTGATGGCCCCCTGACTGACGCTCGGTCGTTCGCTGCGCGTACAACACGATGCCTGCGCGCCTTGCGGCGTGCAGGAGGCGTCATGCGTATCGTCAGTGCACTGACTTTGGCTTCTGCCCTTGCCCTCGCCTTGAGTGCGGCTCAGGTGTACGCCGGACAGGACGGCGCCATCGATCTTGTTCCCTACGGGATCGATCCCATCACAGGAAACCGCACCACCCCCGACTTCGGTGCTTGCCAGGCCACG
The sequence above is drawn from the Candidatus Krumholzibacteriia bacterium genome and encodes:
- a CDS encoding response regulator, giving the protein MRHEDARSPSAGLPGRFTPTWGEGDRVGPSGAEPTARAEDAQQGACILVVDDNALNCELFEAMLVPEGYRVEQAFSGPEALALAERLRPDMILLDVNMPGMDGFEVARRLRAGESTRLIPIVMVTALGDLDHRVRGLEAGADDYLAKPVSQAELVARVQSTLRLTYLHRQVDERQKLELVLGDVSDGILILDAQGRVREVSPSARRWLELPRDVQHLTEAWGRLEGAPDDLDIAIRRGEARDFVLERSEPPLFLRASLRPVRDPQGNATGAVLSVRDVTRERLEHKLQQDVLSLMSHKLRTPLTVVTSWTEVLLEGGCGELQEPQKQALGAIAGAATQLRSVLDGIFTHMEWTRRLQHLKRRRVGFAAIAAELQSKVHQHLGEKAPVTVKAAEGEIVVDHGLFVDALLELVRNAVKFGGPAVQVHVHLHRDAQGPVVEVSDNGLGIPAEHLERIFERFYQVEPEFTGQIHGLGLGLSMVKRAMDGMGAVLSVHSQLQRGTRFTIRF
- a CDS encoding response regulator, with the translated sequence MKQKHKKRGRVLLIEDDELNLELVQIVLEGAGFEVLSAPAAAAGIDIARKAAPDVILMDVQMPDMDGLDATRILRADPDTARIPIIAVTAHVKKEDQMRCLEAGCTLHLSKPVDTRTLPEIVERVIGATAEHVA